In one Dermacentor variabilis isolate Ectoservices chromosome 4, ASM5094787v1, whole genome shotgun sequence genomic region, the following are encoded:
- the ais gene encoding DExD-box helicase 52, which produces MNTNDFFKKLCVGVNFNVSKFRSDAERFKLAKKLPENAAVSNSEDGARSLSASTGVKRKIAGDEALDQQLHVPKPSKRQRIRAKGTDVPALLETFEELATRYKISRVLLRNVADLGYEAPTPVQRQAIPAMLERRELLCCAPTGSGKTAAFLLPIIAQLQKPPPVAKGKKDGNDQQKGGFRAVILAPTRELARQTYRECLQLIRDTGLHVYLLSSLSSARSRLPKAQRKLDILVCTPNRLLCLTDSGVVTLNRVEWLILDESDKLFENAGGARGFREQLAKVCQACSASPLMRRALFSATATDQVEAWCRLHLDAFLSLTVGIRNAAADLVDQKLQFVGSESGKLLAIRGLVKEGQLQPPVLVFVQSKQRAKELFAELVYDGINVDVIHAERTQAQRDRVVRAFRSGQVWVLICTEVLARGLDFQGVGLVINYDVPPSVVSYVHRIGRTGRAGHPGKAITFFTEDDVIEGRLKSIVHLLREAGQPLPDYLLGSNPKQRVRHQLVAEREPISTIPPDFKKKKMRRANRASSSNTS; this is translated from the exons ATGAACACGAACGATTTCTTCAAGAAACTTTGTGTTGGCGTGAATTTCAACGTCAGTAAGTTCAGATCTGACGCGGAGCGTTTTAAG CTTGCAAAAAAACTGCCGGAAAATGCTGCAGTATCGAACTCCGAAGATGGTGCTCGTAGCCTAAGTG CCAGTACTGGTGTCAAGCGGAAGATTGCTGGTGATGAAGCTTTGGATCAGCAGTTGCATGTG CCCAAGCCTAGCAAGAGGCAACGCATTCGAGCAAAAGGCACAGACGTCCCAGCATTGCTTGAGACCTTTGAAGAACTGGCCACCCGCTACAAGATCTCTCGGGTACTGCTTCGCAACGTTGCAGACTTGGGGTATGAAGCGCCAACCCCTGTTCAGCGCCAAGCCATTCCTGCCATGCTTGAG CGGAGGGAGTTGCTGTGCTGTGCACCAACCGGTTCAGGAAAGACTGCTGCATTCCTGCTCCCCATCATTGCACAGCTTCAA AAACCACCACCAGTTGCCAAAGGCAAAAAGGACGGCAATGATCAGCAGAAGGGTGGCTTTCGGGCAGTGATCCTGGCACCAACGCGTGAGCTGGCACGGCAGACCTACCGTGAATGTCTGCAGCTCATTCGTGACACGGGGCTTCACGTCTATCTTCTCAGCAGCCTTTCATCTGCCCGGTCGCGCCTCCCAAAGGCGCAACGGAAGTTGG ATATCTTGGTGTGCACACCAAATCGGCTACTTTGCCTGACTGACAGCGGAGTTGTCACTCTTAACAG GGTAGAGTGGCTAATACTGGATGAGTCGGACAAGCTGTTTGAAAATGCGGGCGGTGCAAGAGGCTTTCGCGAACAGCTTGCCAAAGTCTGCCAAGCATGCAGCGCAAGCCCACTGATGCGTCGAGCCTTGTTCAGTGCCACAGCTACAGACCAAGTAGAGGCCTGGTGCAGACTTCACCTCGACGCTTTCCTCTCGCTCACCGTGGGCATCCG GAATGCAGCTGCAGACCTTgtggaccaaaaacttcagtttgTGGGCAGCGAATCTGGAAAACTTCTGGCTATTCGTGGACTTGTCAAGGAG GGCCAGCTGCAACCACCTGTGCTGGTGTTTGTACAGAGCAAACAGCGAGCCAAGGAACTCTTCGCAGAGCTTGTCTACGACGGCATCAATGTGGATGTGATCCACGCTGAACGAACGCAGGCGCAGCGTGATCGTGTTGTGCGGGCTTTCCGCTCGGGTCAGGTCTGGGTGCTCATTTGCACCGAGGTCCTGGCACGTGGTCTAGACTTCCAAGGCGTGGGTCTTGTCATCAACTATGATGTGCCGCCATCGGTCGTGTCATATGTTCACCGCATTG GTCGAACGGGCCGTGCCGGTCACCCAGGCAAGGCGATCACCTTCTTCACAGAAGATGACGTAATAGAGGGCCGCTTGAAGAGCATTGTGCACCTCCTTCGCGAAGCTGGACAGCCTTTGCCAGATTACCTCCTCGGAAGCAATCCAAA GCAACGAGTGAGGCACCAACTGGTTGCTGAACGTGAGCCTATTTCAACCATCCCACCAGACTTCAAGAAGAAGAAGATGCGTCGTGCAAACAGAGCATCAAGTAGCAACACATCTTGA